Proteins from a genomic interval of Pseudomonas anuradhapurensis:
- a CDS encoding ABC transporter ATP-binding protein has protein sequence MLRIFERWLDPFPPDEVPPPPVGLLRFMWACTRGARGYILALALLSAAVSVYEAWLFAFLGQVVDLLAAWQAGDAASPQESHVLWGIGIVLVTSVGLVALRTMVQHQVLAINLPLRLRWDFHRLMLRQSLSFFSDEFSGRVTTKVMQTALAVREVLFTVIEILPGIGVYFIAIIALAGGFALKLMLPFIAWVLLFGLAMLYFVPRLGKVGEEQAHARSSMTGRVSDAYTNITTVKLFSHSKRESHFARAAMEDFKHTGFRQMRLVSQFEIVNQALVVGLILGAGGYALWLWHQGQVGTGAVAAITAMALRINGMSHWIMWQMTSLFENIGTVQDGMATLTRGPKVQDAPDAGELVTRGGAVTFDKVSFNYNGERQVLNDLSLHIQPGEKVGLVGRSGAGKSTLINLLLRFYDVDSGEIRIDGQNIARVTQDSLRSAIGMVTQDTSLLHRSIRDNIAYGRPDASEAQIRAAAVNAQADGFISQLSDRQGHSGYDTLVGERGIKLSGGQRQRIAIARVMLKNAPILLLDEATSALDSEVEVAIQESLDEMMQGKTVIAIAHRLSTIAAMDRLIVMDEGRIIEQGTHAQLLAKNGTYARLWQHQSGGFLGEDQGVAEAVE, from the coding sequence ATGCTGCGTATTTTTGAACGATGGCTCGACCCCTTCCCCCCCGACGAGGTACCACCGCCACCGGTGGGCCTGCTGCGCTTCATGTGGGCCTGCACCCGCGGCGCGCGCGGCTACATTCTGGCACTGGCCTTGCTCAGCGCCGCGGTGTCAGTCTACGAAGCCTGGCTGTTCGCCTTCCTCGGCCAGGTGGTCGACCTGCTTGCGGCCTGGCAGGCCGGTGATGCCGCAAGCCCCCAGGAAAGCCACGTACTGTGGGGGATCGGCATCGTCCTGGTGACCAGCGTCGGGCTGGTGGCACTGCGCACGATGGTCCAGCACCAGGTCCTGGCGATCAATTTGCCGTTGCGCCTGCGCTGGGATTTCCACCGGCTGATGCTGCGCCAGAGCCTGTCGTTCTTTTCCGACGAGTTCTCCGGCCGGGTCACCACCAAGGTGATGCAGACGGCGCTGGCGGTGCGTGAAGTGCTGTTTACCGTCATCGAGATCCTGCCCGGCATCGGCGTGTATTTCATCGCGATCATCGCCCTGGCCGGTGGCTTTGCCCTGAAGCTGATGTTGCCGTTCATTGCCTGGGTGCTGCTGTTCGGGCTGGCCATGCTGTATTTCGTACCGCGCCTGGGTAAGGTCGGGGAGGAACAGGCCCATGCGCGATCGTCGATGACCGGGCGGGTGTCGGACGCCTACACCAACATCACCACGGTCAAGCTGTTCTCGCATTCGAAACGGGAATCGCACTTCGCGCGCGCCGCCATGGAGGATTTCAAGCACACCGGCTTTCGCCAGATGCGCCTGGTCAGCCAGTTCGAGATCGTCAACCAGGCACTGGTGGTGGGGCTGATCCTCGGCGCAGGCGGCTATGCCCTGTGGCTGTGGCACCAGGGCCAGGTCGGCACCGGCGCGGTGGCGGCGATCACCGCCATGGCCTTGCGCATCAACGGCATGTCGCACTGGATCATGTGGCAGATGACCTCGCTGTTCGAGAACATCGGCACCGTGCAGGACGGCATGGCCACCCTGACCCGCGGCCCCAAGGTGCAGGACGCGCCGGATGCCGGCGAACTGGTGACCCGCGGCGGCGCGGTGACCTTCGACAAGGTCAGCTTCAACTACAACGGCGAGCGCCAGGTACTGAACGACCTGAGCCTGCACATCCAGCCTGGCGAGAAGGTCGGGCTGGTCGGCCGCTCGGGTGCCGGCAAATCCACGCTGATCAACCTGCTGCTGCGCTTCTACGACGTGGACAGTGGCGAAATCCGCATCGACGGGCAGAACATCGCCCGGGTCACCCAGGACAGCCTGCGCAGCGCCATCGGCATGGTCACCCAGGACACCTCGCTGCTGCACCGCTCGATTCGCGACAACATCGCCTATGGCCGCCCCGATGCGAGCGAGGCGCAGATCCGCGCCGCCGCAGTCAACGCACAGGCCGATGGTTTCATCAGCCAGCTCAGCGACCGCCAGGGCCACAGCGGTTACGACACCCTGGTGGGCGAGCGCGGCATCAAGCTGTCCGGCGGCCAGCGCCAGCGCATCGCCATTGCCCGGGTGATGCTGAAGAACGCGCCGATCCTGTTGCTGGACGAAGCCACCAGCGCGCTGGATTCGGAAGTCGAAGTGGCCATCCAGGAAAGCCTGGATGAAATGATGCAGGGCAAGACCGTCATCGCCATCGCCCACCGGTTGTCGACCATTGCCGCCATGGACCGGCTGATCGTCATGGATGAAGGGCGCATCATCGAGCAAGGTACCCATGCGCAGTTGCTGGCGAAAAACGGGACGTATGCACGCTTGTGGCAGCACCAGAGCGGCGGCTTCCTGGGTGAGGACCAAGGCGTGGCCGAGGCGGTGGAATAG